ACTGTCTTGAACTGTAAATTCACAAAAATGAGAGACTAAATGTCTAAATCTAAGCAGGatggagaaaacaacagaattagattgtttgttttttaaatgcagtgcAGAGAAATGATCGTCTGTatcttttaaatctttattttcttgctCGTGTTGGACTGGAACCCTCCGCTGGTTTCATTAACTCGGCTCCTCCCTCGGCCTCACGAGCGTTGACACATAACACAGAATTAAAAcagaagtctctctctctcttttctcttttttgttgttgtcttgttcttgttctcCGGTGACGTCTGAGGCTCGATGAAGGTTTGTTTGTGACAGATGGATTGTCTCTCAGCTGTTTACCACATTCTGATCATGCACGTACGTGGACgactccaacaacaacaccagAGAGGTATATTCACTCTAACAATCACCGGGCAGAGAACAACACCACTCCagaaatgtttgcttttttccATTACGCCCTCTAATGCATACTGACAGATTCTTCGTATTTGCATTGACATTTACGTGTTTGCAGTGATTACCAGAGACTGATTGGAAAAGACGGAGAAGCACGATTGAGACGGGAAACACACCATCAACGtaataaacacagagaggagcaggagaaaacattaataaaactgTTCTCAGGTCTTTGTGTGGAATCCACGATATATTTACATAAAGACAATCAGCATATTTTTTACAGGTTGGCTTGAGAATTTCCTTTCGATGTAtaagcagctgtgtgtgtgtgtgtagtgttgaGTGTTGTGAGTCTGTGAAGTCTCCCACCGTGACCCCGGGGCAGGTGTGGTCACTGGAGCTGGATCAGTCTCAGACGAGGACGTgttagctgtaatcaaacctgTCAACGCTTCAACTTGGAAGAGTCCCGACTCCACTTCTGTTCAAATAATCTGACCGCCTGTCTCtacgggggggaggggggggggggtcttctcctcctccgctcacACCATCAGCCGGTGGGGAGGTAGGGGGTGTCGCTGTGGTAGTTGTAGTCCGGACACACCTTCTGCACCAGCTTGTAGTCGGTGCTGTAGAAGTTGATGAAGATGCAGATGACCTTGAAGGGCTTGGAGCACAGCCAGGACACGTGGCTCTGGGTCTGCTCCTGAGGGCAGCTCTGCGAGGGGTCGTGGGCGCACAGCGAGTTCCTGGTGCCCTTCTCCACCTTCTCGTACTCCACCCGGCAGTTGAACAGCTTGGTCTCCAGGgccgtctgctgctgctgctgctgctgctggttgtggtTCTGCTGGTTGTGGTTCTGCTGGTTGTGGTTCTGCTGGTTGTGGTTCTGCTGGtactgctgatgctgctgcaccTGGAACTCCACAGCTCTGGTGGGAGGAACCAGTCCCACGGAGACGTTGCCCAGACCGGTGGAGTTGTGGCGGAAGTAGACGCTGAACGTCCCGTTGCCGTGATCCACGATCTTGCCGGTGATGAGCAGGTTGAGCTTCACCGTCTTGATGTTGGAGTGGAAGTCGCCCCAGCCGAACATCTTCTTGAACTTGCCGGTCTTGACGATGGGCCTCCTCTTCGTCCTGGATCGAGGGTCCCGGGGGTTCGAGGCGTTGTCGAGCCAGTTCCACTGCTCCTGTTTGGAGAAGGAGTCCCCGTAGTTCAGGTCCAGGGAGGTGAAGTTCTCCTTGTCGTAGAGCGTCTGGGAGAGCAGGCGGCTGATGGAGACGGCCTTGCTGCTTTCGCTCCAGTACGTCTTCGCTTTGGATTTCGAGCTGCCTCTTAAGTTCGAGCTTCCTGAACTCGGTGACCCGGCGCCGGTGACCTGAAggagcagagaaacaaagaacCCAGTGAAACGAGGGGAAACTTAAACTCTCTAAACACGTGTTGACAGACAGTCACACAGGTTGGACCCAATTTGAGGAGCATTGGCACATTTGAAAGCATCGTCTGAGGATCTCTTATTATCAAGATCCCTGggaaataaattacatttttttaaaaaaacCTCGCACTAttaaaggaagtgaaaaaaacaacaaccctggTCCCTAAAGTCAACAACATATTTCCACCAAGGTTCATGGAAACCCGTTCAGTCATGG
The DNA window shown above is from Platichthys flesus chromosome 11, fPlaFle2.1, whole genome shotgun sequence and carries:
- the LOC133965025 gene encoding neurexophilin 1, whose amino-acid sequence is MRADSPRGGMSPTCLWAAALLLSIISLVTGAGSPSSGSSNLRGSSKSKAKTYWSESSKAVSISRLLSQTLYDKENFTSLDLNYGDSFSKQEQWNWLDNASNPRDPRSRTKRRPIVKTGKFKKMFGWGDFHSNIKTVKLNLLITGKIVDHGNGTFSVYFRHNSTGLGNVSVGLVPPTRAVEFQVQQHQQYQQNHNQQNHNQQNHNQQNHNQQQQQQQQTALETKLFNCRVEYEKVEKGTRNSLCAHDPSQSCPQEQTQSHVSWLCSKPFKVICIFINFYSTDYKLVQKVCPDYNYHSDTPYLPTG